A single window of Arvicanthis niloticus isolate mArvNil1 chromosome 20, mArvNil1.pat.X, whole genome shotgun sequence DNA harbors:
- the Npffr1 gene encoding neuropeptide FF receptor 1: protein MDTDLSQPPNGSWPPSQNGSDAETSSAASLIFSSYYQHSSPVAAMFIAAYTLIFLLCMVGNTLVCFIVLKNRHMRTVTNMFILNLAVSDLLVGIFCMPTTLVDNLITGWPFDNATCKMSGLVQGMSVSASVFTLVAIAVERFRCIVHPFREKLTLRKALLTIAVIWALALLIMCPSAVTLTVTQEEHHFMLDASNRSYPLYSCWEAWPEKGMRKVYTAVLFAHIYLAPLALIVVMYARIARKLCQAPGPARDAEEAVAEGGRASRRRARVVHMLVMVALFFTLSWLPLWVLLLLIDYGELSELQLHLLSVYAFPLAHWLAFFHSSANPIIYGYFNENFRRGFQAAFRAQLCWPPWAAHKQAYSQRPGRLLRRRMVVDVQPSDSGLPSESGPSSGVPGPGRLPLRNGRVAHQDGLGEGPGCNHMPLTIPAWNI from the exons ATGGACA CGGATCTCTCCCAGCCTCCCAACGGCAGCTGGCCCCCGAGTCAGAACGGGAGTGATGCCGAGACCAGCTCGGCTGCCAGCCTCATCTTCTCCTCCTACTACCAGCACTCCTCTCCAGTGGCGGCCATGTTCATCGCGGCCTACAcgctcatcttcctcctctgcaTGGTGGGCAACACCCTGGTCTGCTTCATTGTGCTCAAGAACCGGCACATGCGCACTGTCACCAACATGTTCATCCTCAACCTGGCCGTCAGCGACCTGCTCGTGGGCATCTTCTGCATGCCCACAACCCTTGTAGACAACCTTATCACTG GTTGGCCTTTTGACAATGCCACATGCAAGATGAGCGGCTTGGTGCAGGGCATGTCCGTGTCTGCGTCGGTTTTCACGCTGGTGGCCATTGCTGTGGAGAG GTTCCGCTGCATCGTGCATCCTTTCCGCGAGAAGCTGACCCTCCGGAAGGCGCTGCTCACCATCGCGGTGATCTGGGCTCTGGCGTTGCTCATCATGTGTCCCTCGGCGGTCACTCTGACCGTCACGCAAGAGGAGCATCACTTCATGCTGGACGCTAGCAACCGCTCCTACCCGCTCTACTCGTGCTGGGAGGCCTGGCCGGAGAAGGGCATGCGCAAGGTCTACACCGCCGTGCTCTTCGCGCACATCTACCTGGCCCCGCTGGCGCTCATCGTGGTGATGTACGCGCGCATCGCGCGCAAGCTGTGCCAGGCCCCCGGTCCAGCGCGCGACGCGGAGGAGGCGGTGGCCGAGGGTGGCCGCGCGTCGCGCCGCAGGGCCCGCGTGGTGCACATGCTGGTCATGGTGGCTCTCTTTTTCACCTTGTCCTGGCTGCCACTCtgggtgctgctgctgctcatcGACTACGGAGAGCTGAGCGAGCTTCAGCTGCACCTGCTGTCCGTCTACGCCTTCCCCTTGGCACACTGGCTGGCTTTCTTCCACAGCAGCGCCAACCCCATCATCTACGGCTACTTCAACGAGAACTTCCGCCGCGGCTTCCAGGCTGCCTTCCGCGCTCAgctctgctggcctccatgggccGCCCACAAGCAAGCCTACTCCCAGCGGCCCGGCCGCCTCCTGCGAAGGCGGATGGTGGTAGACGTTCAACCCAGCGACTCGGGCCTGCCATCGGAATCTGGCCCCAGCAGCGGGGTCCCAGGGCCTGGCCGGCTGCCATTGCGCAATGGGCGTGTGGCCCACCAGGATGGCCTGGGGGAAGGGCCTGGCTGTAACCACATGCCCCTCACCATCCCAGCCTGGAACATTTGA